From Sulfurovum xiamenensis, a single genomic window includes:
- a CDS encoding galactose-1-phosphate uridylyltransferase, whose translation MSDIRHDRVHGTHVIIAPERLHRPNCYGTEEKEEILKEEHCPFCEGNESMTPHEIFAIRENSSLPNQKGWKTRVVPNLYKAVQIEAPYEHHYGFFEHWEGFGAHELIIDTPEHHTSIIQWSERAVVEWLKTLRARVSDLRKDERIAYISLFKNEGSEAGASQQHCHTQIIGLPIVPKLLKERYQRSFTYYNHNVCALLESEIEHEEASSERIVATHGAFTAYCPYASAYPFEVIISSKQALGQIDTLQDTSIVEVASLLHIILKNMKKQLGCFTFNLTISTPPLQAKDFEYDILTHIDEMCRFSIRIMPRLYHMAGFEVSTGIMINPVAPEHAAKLLRESANE comes from the coding sequence ATGTCTGACATTAGACATGACCGTGTACATGGCACGCATGTGATCATTGCACCCGAGCGGCTGCATCGACCCAACTGTTACGGCACAGAAGAGAAGGAAGAGATCCTTAAAGAGGAACATTGTCCATTTTGTGAAGGAAATGAATCCATGACGCCTCATGAGATCTTTGCTATAAGAGAAAATAGTTCTCTTCCAAATCAAAAAGGGTGGAAAACGCGTGTGGTACCAAACCTTTATAAAGCGGTTCAGATCGAAGCTCCGTATGAACATCATTATGGTTTTTTTGAGCATTGGGAAGGCTTTGGAGCACATGAACTGATCATCGATACACCTGAACACCATACCTCCATCATACAATGGAGTGAGCGTGCAGTGGTAGAGTGGTTAAAAACACTTCGAGCAAGGGTTTCTGATCTGCGGAAGGATGAACGTATTGCCTATATTTCACTTTTTAAAAATGAGGGGAGTGAGGCAGGTGCTTCACAGCAACACTGTCATACACAGATCATAGGACTTCCCATTGTACCAAAGCTACTCAAAGAGAGATATCAGCGCAGCTTTACTTACTATAACCATAATGTATGTGCGTTGTTGGAATCAGAGATCGAGCATGAGGAAGCATCCAGTGAACGCATTGTAGCGACGCATGGTGCCTTCACAGCCTACTGTCCATATGCCAGTGCCTATCCTTTTGAAGTGATCATCAGTTCTAAACAGGCACTAGGACAGATCGATACCCTTCAAGATACATCTATAGTAGAAGTTGCATCATTGCTACATATAATACTAAAAAATATGAAAAAACAGTTGGGTTGTTTTACATTTAATCTAACCATCAGTACACCACCATTACAGGCGAAAGACTTTGAATATGATATACTCACACATATAGATGAGATGTGCCGTTTTTCGATCCGGATCATGCCGCGTCTTTACCATATGGCCGGATTTGAAGTGAGTACAGGCATCATGATCAACCCTGTGGCACCTGAACATGCGGCGAAGCTTTTACGGGAGAGTGCTAATGAGTGA
- a CDS encoding glycogen synthase, producing the protein MSDTRVLFAASEVYPFAKSGGLADVAYSLPRALNETYDVDVIMPLYQFIDREVFCIEAVGETFDIMMGERAYPITLYICKYKNMTYRFVYTPMLCDRAFLYGPSQGGYADNDIRFALFNYAILEILKREPYVFVHLNDWQTALLPLLLENEPEIKTKSLFTIHNLAYQGIFEKKALARLGIDEKYFHMDCLEFYGQVNFMKAGIAYADRVTTVSPTYAKEILTPEFGCGLEGFLQYHSAKLIGIVNGIDTEQFSPSSDKILVSPYKDLRGKEANKSAFLKEIKMKEPQRPLMIFIGRFTWQKGLEILIDALPEMALMECNIVVLGDGEAKYHDALEVLAKKHDNIYLESGYNEALSHRMYAASDFFLMPSLFEPCGLAQMIAMHYGSMPIVRSVGGLADTVHDHAVFDRKSQKGYGIVFEKADHHALLSAVTNALELYGTKTQYNLIVKHNMLCDFSWRESGEMYIKEYKKLKEEGYRG; encoded by the coding sequence ATGAGTGATACACGGGTGCTATTTGCTGCAAGTGAGGTGTATCCTTTTGCAAAAAGCGGCGGACTTGCGGATGTAGCATACAGTTTGCCAAGAGCATTGAATGAAACCTATGATGTTGATGTCATCATGCCTCTTTATCAGTTCATAGATCGTGAAGTGTTTTGTATAGAGGCAGTAGGTGAAACATTTGATATCATGATGGGAGAAAGAGCCTATCCCATAACACTTTATATTTGTAAATATAAAAATATGACCTACCGTTTTGTCTATACACCAATGCTGTGTGACAGAGCGTTCCTCTATGGACCTTCTCAAGGCGGTTATGCCGATAATGATATTCGGTTTGCACTCTTTAACTATGCGATACTGGAAATATTGAAACGTGAACCGTATGTATTCGTACACCTTAATGACTGGCAAACTGCCTTGCTGCCGCTTTTATTAGAAAATGAGCCAGAGATTAAGACTAAAAGTCTCTTTACCATTCATAACCTTGCCTACCAGGGAATCTTTGAAAAAAAAGCACTAGCCAGACTAGGTATTGATGAGAAATATTTTCATATGGATTGCCTGGAATTTTACGGACAGGTGAATTTTATGAAAGCAGGGATAGCCTATGCCGACAGGGTCACAACGGTCAGCCCTACCTATGCCAAAGAAATATTAACCCCGGAGTTCGGGTGTGGTCTTGAGGGATTCTTGCAATACCACAGCGCTAAACTGATAGGCATAGTCAATGGTATAGATACTGAACAGTTCTCGCCCTCCAGTGATAAGATACTTGTGTCCCCCTATAAGGACCTAAGAGGAAAAGAAGCCAACAAAAGTGCGTTTCTGAAAGAGATAAAGATGAAAGAGCCTCAACGACCTCTCATGATATTTATAGGACGATTTACTTGGCAGAAAGGATTAGAGATCCTTATTGATGCTTTACCTGAGATGGCTTTGATGGAATGTAATATTGTCGTACTGGGTGATGGAGAAGCAAAATACCATGACGCACTCGAAGTGTTAGCGAAAAAACATGACAATATCTATCTGGAGTCAGGCTACAATGAAGCACTCTCCCACCGTATGTATGCAGCTTCAGATTTCTTTTTGATGCCGTCACTATTCGAACCCTGCGGATTGGCACAGATGATCGCAATGCATTATGGATCGATGCCTATCGTGCGCAGTGTAGGAGGATTGGCAGATACCGTACATGATCATGCAGTCTTTGATCGCAAAAGTCAAAAAGGGTATGGGATCGTCTTTGAAAAAGCTGACCATCATGCATTGCTATCTGCTGTTACAAATGCTTTAGAGCTTTATGGCACAAAAACACAATATAACCTGATAGTAAAACATAATATGCTGTGTGATTTTTCCTGGAGAGAGAGTGGGGAAATGTATATTAAAGAATATAAGAAATTGAAAGA